Sequence from the Nitrincola iocasae genome:
CTGGATTGGCAGATTGACTGGACACTTTCAGGTCACCCTTTCCTGACACCAGCGGGCAGTCTGGTAGATGCCAGCCGTGCTGCCATACATCAGATCACCGGACTGGAGAGTGAGCTTTCCACCGCTGGCGGTACATCAGATGGCCGATTCATTGCACCCACGGGTGCCCAGGTAGTAGAGCTCGGCCCGGTGAATGCCACTATTCATCAAATCGATGAGCGCGTCAGCATTGACGATCTGGACGCCCTGTCAGCCATCTATGAACAGATTATGATCCGGCTATTAACCGCATGATCTCGGTATTACGCTGCCCGGTCTGTAGTGATCCGCTGCAACCGGGTGCTGATAATAAACAACTGCGTTGTATTAACGGACACAGTTTTGACCGTGCTCGTCAGGGTTATTGGAACCTGTTGTTACCGCAGCGCAAGCGCTCCAAAGCGCCAGGTGACAATGAAGCCATGGTACAAGCACGCCAGCGTTTTCTGGATCAACACCACTATCAGCCCATTGCCGATGCAGTATGTGCAATAGGATTGCACGCAACTGATTCTGTGGATAACCCGGTTATCTTGGATCTGGGTTGTGGTGAGGGCTACTACACCGATCACCTGTGTCATAGCTTTGTCCGGGCTGAGCGACATGCCAGTTTGATTGGTCTGGATATCTCCAAAGCGGCCATTCGCCAGGCGTGTAAGCGTGACAAACGTATCACCTGGCTAGTTGCCACGGGGGCTGATATTCCGTTGCAGCCTGACTCAGTGGATCTGGCCACGTTGATTTTTGCCCGACTTTTGCCCGAACCCACGGCACAAGTCTTAAATAAAAATGGTTTGTTTCTGGTGGTCTGGCCTGGCCCGGATCATCTGCGGGAATTACGCGAGCTGATCTACACGGATGTACGTGACTCTGACCTGAACCCTGATGCACAACTGCACGAGCTATTTGAACCACTCAGCATGGAAACCTTGCGTTTTCGTTTTCAGATCAGCGATACTGCCCAGCTAGCTGATTTATTAGTGATGACGCCCCATGGACAACGCCTGAACCAGGAGCGCCGTGAGGCTCTGCTGAAAATCGAGCAACTGGACATTCAGGCGGATATACGTCTGAGCCTGTATAAAAAACGGTGACCCCGTTCAAACCATGAAGCCATCTATGCACCCATTGCGCCAGTACCTGCGCAAACGCGCTGATCAGCCACGTGAAAACTTTATGCTGCTATTAAGCGGATTTGGTATATTCATGCTGGGGCTGCTGACTATAGGTATAGCCCAGTTTCTGTTACCCGGCTCGTTAATGGCTGAATTAGTGGCATTATTTGGTTTAGTGTTACTCGGCGGTGGTATTATCCTTGCTGCCATTGGCTATCTCAGCCTGAGTGTATTACGAATATTGCGTTTTCTGGACTCTGATAATGACAAACCATCCTGATATTGAAATTTACATAAAAAACTGCAAATTGGATGAGGTAATCCAGTGGTTATCTGAACGCCTCGACAGTGTTAAAGCAACCGGCAGCAAAGGGATGTTGCATCAATTCAGCGCCAGCTATCAGGGCCATAAGTTTGCTATTGCCGTGCATGAAAAAGCATTAGGCAAGGCTTGGATCAGTGTCTGGTTCCAATCCAATACCACGCCCTGGAAAGTGGATCTGGACTGCGCACGCGAAGCTTCAGCCGTGCTTAAAGCACAGGTACGGTGTATCGCTTCAGGCTGGCAGGAAGGTGATGATCCGGATGAGTGGTGGAAAGTTGAGGAAGGCCAAGAAGTTAAAATGCAATGGGTTACAGATTGAGTCTTGTGATTCAGGCTACCGCCTGAAAACCGTCTTTGGCGGCACTAATCTGCTCCAGCATATGCCCACCTAATGAAGCCAGAG
This genomic interval carries:
- a CDS encoding putative RNA methyltransferase, which codes for MISVLRCPVCSDPLQPGADNKQLRCINGHSFDRARQGYWNLLLPQRKRSKAPGDNEAMVQARQRFLDQHHYQPIADAVCAIGLHATDSVDNPVILDLGCGEGYYTDHLCHSFVRAERHASLIGLDISKAAIRQACKRDKRITWLVATGADIPLQPDSVDLATLIFARLLPEPTAQVLNKNGLFLVVWPGPDHLRELRELIYTDVRDSDLNPDAQLHELFEPLSMETLRFRFQISDTAQLADLLVMTPHGQRLNQERREALLKIEQLDIQADIRLSLYKKR